Proteins encoded together in one Coregonus clupeaformis isolate EN_2021a chromosome 30, ASM2061545v1, whole genome shotgun sequence window:
- the LOC121545664 gene encoding probable G-protein coupled receptor 173, whose translation MSNQTQIFGIDGPGSLLAVLASQRASSISTSSSEGISAAAVSAYIKLVFLGLILCVSLVGNLLVSLLVLRDRALHKAPYFFLLDLCLADVVRSVACFPFVLVSVHNSSEWTYSTFSCKVVAFLAVLFCFHAAFMLFCVAVTRYLAIAHHRFYTKRMTVWTCAAIICMVWTLAIAMSSPPIFDVGTYKFIQDEDQCIFEHRYLKTNDTLGFMLMLAIVVLATHGFYAKLLLFEYKHRKMKPIQLVPAISQNWTFHGPGATGQAAANWIAGFGRGPMPPTLLGIRQTLHNQQHRRLMGMEEVRMERSLGRMFYIVTLLFLVLWAPYIVACFWRVFVKSCSIPHRYLSITVWMSFAQAGVNPIFCLLLNEDLRKVLRAHLPTYSRTRQHQQLPRHELLVFTIT comes from the coding sequence ATGTCTAACCAGACCCAGATCTTTGGCATTGATGGCCCAGGCAGCCTGCTGGCAGTGTTGGCCTCACAGAGGGCCAGCAGCATCAGCACCAGCAGCAGTGAAGGAATCTCGGCTGCAGCTGTGTCCGCCTACATCAAGCTGGTGTTCCTGGGCCTGATCCTCTGTGTTAGCCTGGTGGGCAACCTGCTGGTGTCTCTGCTGGTCCTCCGAGACCGGGCCCTCCACAAGGCCCCCTACTTCTTCCTCCTGGACCTGTGCCTGGCTGATGTTGTCCGCTCTGTTGCCTGCTTCCCCTTTGTCCTGGTGTCTGTCCACAACAGCTCTGAGTGGACCTACAGCACCTTCAGCTGCAAGGTGGTGGCCTTCCTGGCTGTGCTCTTCTGTTTTCACGCTGCCTTCATGCTGTTCTGTGTGGCTGTGACTCGCTACCTGGCCATTGCCCATCACCGCTTTTACACCAAGCGCATGACGGTCTGGACCTGCGCTGCCATCATCTGCATGGTGTGGACTCTGGCCATCGCTATGTCATCCCCACCCATCTTTGACGTGGGGACGTACAAGTTCATTCAAGACGAGGACCAGTGCATTTTCGAGCACCGCTACCTTAAGACCAATGACACTCTGGGCTTCATGCTCATGCTGGCCATCGTGGTCCTGGCCACTCATGGTTTCTACGCCAAACTCCTGCTGTTTGAATACAAGCACCGGAAGATGAAGCCTATCCAGCTAGTGCCGGCCATCAGCCAGAACTGGACCTTCCATGGACCAGGAGCCACGGGCCAGGCAGCAGCCAACTGGATCGCAGGCTTCGGCCGGGGCCCAATGCCCCCCACCCTGCTGGGCATCAGGCAGACTTTGCACAACCAGCAGCACCGGCGTCTGATGGGCATGGAGGAGGTGAGGATGGAAAGGAGTCTGGGCAGGATGTTTTACATCGTCACCCTGCTCTTCCTGGTGCTCTGGGCTCCCTACATAGTGGCCTGCTTCTGGAGGGTGTTTGTCAAGTCCTGCTCCATCCCACACAGGTACCTCTCCATCACAGTGTGGATGAGCTTCGCCCAGGCCGGGGTCAACCCAATCTTCTGCCTCCTTCTCAATGAGGACTTGAGGAAAGTGCTGAGGGCCCACCTGCCCACCTACAGCAGGACTAGACAACACCAACAGCTGCCTCGCCATGAGCTGTTGGTGTTCACCATCACATGA
- the LOC121545663 gene encoding histone-lysine N-methyltransferase SUV39H1 isoform X2 gives MAEDLKECQVACKVTTSQLQTHCRHEGIVCLDLGVNKRQMHDFEVEYLCDYKRTLVPGRKRANPTGVPKEREFYLVKWKRYPDHMNTWEPRKNLRCVELLRQFWDDVFLELQRQKKTVVPNRFEPELSSYLEQRARHRQSLQRWEAQINSVGGLTKRILVRNRVDLEGPPKNFTYINGYKVGEGISVTTVAVGCECTNCLENPVGGCCPGVSGHGFSYNECGQVTVKPGQPIYECNKKCRCGPDCPNRVVQRGIQHTLCIFKTDNGRGWGVRASERIKKHSFVMEYVGEIITTEEAERRGQVYDRQGATYLFDLDYVEDEYTVDAARYGNVSHFVNHSCNPNLQVYNVFIDNLDERLPRLAFFSNRGIRAGEELTFDYNMQIDPIDVESTKMDSNFSMTGSPKKAHMSGSPKKAHMSGSPKKTHMSGSPKKDHMSGSPKKDHMSGSPKKRVRMECKCGNDNCRGYLF, from the exons ATGGCGGAAGATTTAAAAG AGTGCCAAGTTGCATGTAAAGTGACAACGAGCCAGTTGCAGACACACTGTCGTCATGAAGGGATTGTGTGCTTGGATCTGGGGGTCAACAAGAGACAAATGCACGACTTCGAAGTGGAGTACCTGTGTGACTACAAGAGGACACTTGTTCCTGGAAGGAAGAGAGCCAATCCAACGGGAGTACCAAAG GAGAGGGAGTTCTACCTGGTTAAATGGAAGCGTTACCCAGATCACATGAACACCTGGGAGCCGAGGAAAAACCTCAGGTGTGTGGAGCTCCTACGTCAGTTCTGGGACGATGTCTTCCTGGAGCTGCAGAGACAGAAAAAGACTGTAGTCCCCAACCGGTTTGAACCAGAGCTATCCTCTTACCTGGAGCAGAGAGCCAGGCATAGGCAGAGCCTGCAGAGGTGGGAGGCCCAGATCAACAGTGTCGGGGGCCTCACCAAACGCATCCTGGTCCGCAACCGTGTGGACCTTGAGGGCCCTCCGAAGAACTTTACCTACATCAACGGATACAAG gtgggtgagggcattTCGGTGACGACGGTGGCAGTGGGGTGCGAGTGCACCAACTGTTTGGAGAACCCTGTGGGTGGTTGCTGCCCAGGAGTATCGGGCCATGGCTTTTCCTACAACGAGTGTGGGCAGGTGACGGTTAAGCCTGGGCAGCCCATCTATGAGTGCAACAAGAAGTGTCGCTGTGGACCAGACTGCCCCAACAGAGTGGTACAGAGAGGGATACAGCATACCCTCTGCATCTTCAAAACAGACAACGGGCGGGGGTGGGGCGTACGCGCCTCTGAGCGTATCAAAAAGCATTCCTTCGTCATGGAGTATGTCGGAGAG ATCATCACtacagaggaggcagagaggaggggtCAGGTCTATGACAGACAGGGAGCAACATACCTGTTTGACCTGGACTATGTTGAGGATGAGTACACTGTTGACGCTGCTCGCTATGGAAACGTCTCCCACTTTGTCAACCACAGT TGCAACCCGAACCTGCAGGTGTACAATGTATTCATAGACAACCTGGATGAGAGACTACCACGCCTGGCTTTCTTCTCAAACCGTGGTATCAGAGCTGGGGAGGAGCTCACCTTCGACTACAATATGCAGA TTGATCCAATAGATGTGGAGAGCACTAAAATGGACTCCAATTTCAGTATGACTGGCTCACCTAAAAAGGCTCACATGTCTGGATCACCTAAAAAGGCTCACATGTCTGGATCACCTAAAAAGACTCACATGTCTGGATCACCCAAAAAGGATCACATGTCTGGATCACCCAAAAAGGATCACATGTCTGGATCACCCAAAAAGCGTGTGCGCATGGAGTGCAAGTGTGGGAATGACAATTGCAGGGGGTACTTGTTTTAG
- the LOC121546692 gene encoding WD repeat-containing protein 13-like, translating to MAAVWQQVLAVDARYNAYRTPTFPQFRTQYIRRRSQLLRENAKCGFEPGLRRHYLRLRSQLLGMRYGPLSEQSSFRASSVRSSRTTLDHMEDFEEDPRAQGARGHRRSVSRGSYQVKAQMNRAVYDERPPGALVPTSVAEASRAMAGDTTLSENYAFAGMHHIFDQHVDAAVPRLQFANDDKHLLACCSLDSTLSIMTLFSSPPSVKVILKGHAGPVTDFAWSLSNDVIVSTSKDGTLRIWNTEDGRCIREVRDPEASELLCCTFQPMNNNLTVVGNSKHLLQVVNISTGKKVKGGSSKLTGRVLSMSFDAPGRILWAGDDRGSIFSFLFDMATGKLTKAKRLVVSEGSPICSISARSWISREARDPSLLINACVNKLLLYRVVDNEGTLQLKTSFPIKHGYQPLHSIFCPLMSFRQGACVVTGSEDACVYFFDVERNTKAIVNKLQGHGGPVLDVSFNCDESLLASADSTGMVIIWRREQK from the exons ATGGCTGCAGTTTGGCAGCAGGTGTTGGCAGTGGATGCAAG GTACAATGCTTACCGCACACCTACGTTCCCACAGTTCCGCACGCAATACATTCGCCGGCGCAGCCAGCTGCTCAGGGAGAACGCCAAGTGTGGCTTTGAGCCGGGGCTGCGCAGACATTACCTGAGGCTGCGCAGCCAGCTGCTGGGCATGCGCTACGGGCCCCTGTCTGAGCAGAGCAGCTTCAGGGCCAGCAGTGTGCGCAGCTCCCGCACCACATTGGACCACATGGAG GACTTTGAGGAGGACCCCCGTGCTCAGGGGGCTCGTGGTCACCGTCGATCGGTGAGCAGAGGCTCCTACCAGGTAAAGGCCCAGATGAACAGGGCAGTCTACGATGAGAG GCCTCCAGGTGCCTTGGTGCCAACCTCTGTAGCAGAGGCTAGCCGTGCCATGGCCGGGGACACCACTCTGAGTGAGAACTATGCTTTTGCTGGCATGCACCACATATTTGACCAACACGTGGATGCTGCAG TTCCACGGCTGCAGTTTGCTAACGATGACAAGCACCTCCTAGCCTGCTGCTCATTGGACAGCACTCTATCTATCATGACCCTGTTCTCGTCCCCGCCCAGTGTGAAGGTGATCCTGAAGGGTCACGCAGGTCCCGTCACTGACTTCGCTTGGTCCCTTAGCAACGACGTCATCGTGTCGACGTCAAAGGATGGGACGCTGCGTATTTGGAACACGGAGGATGGGAGGTGTATCCGTGAGGTCAGAGACCCTGAGGCCAGCGAACTGCTCTGCTGCACCTTCCAGCCCATGAACAACAACCTCACAGTG GTGGGGAACAGTAAGCACCTCCTGCAGGTGGTAAACATCTCCACAGGGAAGAAGGTGAAGGGAGGTTCTAGTAAGCTGACAGGACGGGTGCTGTCTATGTCCTTTGATGCCCCTGGGAGGATCCTTTGGGCCGGGGACGACAGGGGCAGCATATTCTCCTTCCTGTTTGACATGGCCACAG GGAAGCTGACCAAAGCCAAGCGGCTGGTGGTgagtgagggcagtcccatctgcagcaTCTCTGCCCGCTCCTGGATCAGCAGAGAGGCCCGAGACCCCTCCCTGCTTATCAACGCCTGTGTCAACAAACTGCTACtctacag AGTGGTGGATAATGAAGGCACTCTGCAGCTGAAGACGAGCTTCCCTATCAAGCATGGCTACCAGCCCCTCCACAGCATCTTCTGCCCTCTCATGTCCTTCAGACAGGGCGCCTGTGTTG TGACTGGCAGTGAGGATGCCTGTGTCTACTTCTTCGATGTGGAGCGCAACACTAAGGCCATAGTCAACAAGCTGCAGGGTCACGGTGGCCCAGTGCTGGATGTCAGCTTCAACTGTGATGAGAGCTTACTGGCCTCTGCTGATTCCACTGGCATGGTCATCATCTGGAGGCGGGAGCAGAAGTGA
- the LOC121545663 gene encoding histone-lysine N-methyltransferase SUV39H1 isoform X1: MMIVADRSEPCRVVLCVTGLSLTAECQVACKVTTSQLQTHCRHEGIVCLDLGVNKRQMHDFEVEYLCDYKRTLVPGRKRANPTGVPKEREFYLVKWKRYPDHMNTWEPRKNLRCVELLRQFWDDVFLELQRQKKTVVPNRFEPELSSYLEQRARHRQSLQRWEAQINSVGGLTKRILVRNRVDLEGPPKNFTYINGYKVGEGISVTTVAVGCECTNCLENPVGGCCPGVSGHGFSYNECGQVTVKPGQPIYECNKKCRCGPDCPNRVVQRGIQHTLCIFKTDNGRGWGVRASERIKKHSFVMEYVGEIITTEEAERRGQVYDRQGATYLFDLDYVEDEYTVDAARYGNVSHFVNHSCNPNLQVYNVFIDNLDERLPRLAFFSNRGIRAGEELTFDYNMQIDPIDVESTKMDSNFSMTGSPKKAHMSGSPKKAHMSGSPKKTHMSGSPKKDHMSGSPKKDHMSGSPKKRVRMECKCGNDNCRGYLF, encoded by the exons ATGATGATAGTTGCTGATCGGAGCGAGCCATGTCGTGTTGTTCTTTGTGTAACTGGCTTGTCACTCACTGCAGAGTGCCAAGTTGCATGTAAAGTGACAACGAGCCAGTTGCAGACACACTGTCGTCATGAAGGGATTGTGTGCTTGGATCTGGGGGTCAACAAGAGACAAATGCACGACTTCGAAGTGGAGTACCTGTGTGACTACAAGAGGACACTTGTTCCTGGAAGGAAGAGAGCCAATCCAACGGGAGTACCAAAG GAGAGGGAGTTCTACCTGGTTAAATGGAAGCGTTACCCAGATCACATGAACACCTGGGAGCCGAGGAAAAACCTCAGGTGTGTGGAGCTCCTACGTCAGTTCTGGGACGATGTCTTCCTGGAGCTGCAGAGACAGAAAAAGACTGTAGTCCCCAACCGGTTTGAACCAGAGCTATCCTCTTACCTGGAGCAGAGAGCCAGGCATAGGCAGAGCCTGCAGAGGTGGGAGGCCCAGATCAACAGTGTCGGGGGCCTCACCAAACGCATCCTGGTCCGCAACCGTGTGGACCTTGAGGGCCCTCCGAAGAACTTTACCTACATCAACGGATACAAG gtgggtgagggcattTCGGTGACGACGGTGGCAGTGGGGTGCGAGTGCACCAACTGTTTGGAGAACCCTGTGGGTGGTTGCTGCCCAGGAGTATCGGGCCATGGCTTTTCCTACAACGAGTGTGGGCAGGTGACGGTTAAGCCTGGGCAGCCCATCTATGAGTGCAACAAGAAGTGTCGCTGTGGACCAGACTGCCCCAACAGAGTGGTACAGAGAGGGATACAGCATACCCTCTGCATCTTCAAAACAGACAACGGGCGGGGGTGGGGCGTACGCGCCTCTGAGCGTATCAAAAAGCATTCCTTCGTCATGGAGTATGTCGGAGAG ATCATCACtacagaggaggcagagaggaggggtCAGGTCTATGACAGACAGGGAGCAACATACCTGTTTGACCTGGACTATGTTGAGGATGAGTACACTGTTGACGCTGCTCGCTATGGAAACGTCTCCCACTTTGTCAACCACAGT TGCAACCCGAACCTGCAGGTGTACAATGTATTCATAGACAACCTGGATGAGAGACTACCACGCCTGGCTTTCTTCTCAAACCGTGGTATCAGAGCTGGGGAGGAGCTCACCTTCGACTACAATATGCAGA TTGATCCAATAGATGTGGAGAGCACTAAAATGGACTCCAATTTCAGTATGACTGGCTCACCTAAAAAGGCTCACATGTCTGGATCACCTAAAAAGGCTCACATGTCTGGATCACCTAAAAAGACTCACATGTCTGGATCACCCAAAAAGGATCACATGTCTGGATCACCCAAAAAGGATCACATGTCTGGATCACCCAAAAAGCGTGTGCGCATGGAGTGCAAGTGTGGGAATGACAATTGCAGGGGGTACTTGTTTTAG